A window of Corallococcus macrosporus DSM 14697 contains these coding sequences:
- a CDS encoding extracellular solute-binding protein: protein MSRWLGLALLATALSAHAAPETTKPLKMWHAYRGGEETALIQATALFTAKTGVQVELLALPYDAYAAKLTNAIPHGVGPDVFIFNHERLRNFHAQRLVAPASGLAREDYFPNAVEALEVDGQVYGYPMSLKSLALYVNTQRVPKPPETTDALLAMLPALSDADAGRFGLAYESGDFYFHAGFLFGFGGELFDANGRARFDTEGMARSLAFVKDLQDRRLIPQEASGALVKSLFNDGRAAMVISGPWFAGEIAPDVAYRVVGLPVVSATNLPIRPFLGVETAYVSSRSERAEQAQALARFISLGEASRVRATVGRQIPADVAAYTLKEVREDTLISSFREAARHATPMPNTLEMARVWEPMKLALRAVLQGGTEPQDAGALADRRYRALHRERPPDASPLPWLGLVGAMALGGSVWVLRRPAAALPFKRRYPDVAQAAAYIAPAATGVAVLVFVPFAVGLSLSLFHHEAGEYAFVGLANFVDILASRGYSITEPLSFYFTLAVTLLWALVNVVLHVSIGLFLALLLKDPLLKLRGVYRVLLIIPWAVPNYITALMWKGMFHRQFGAINGLLVALDLEPVSWFTRFSTAFAANVATNTWLGFPFMMVVALGALQSIPQELYEAAEVDGASKWTQFRRITLPLLKPAMLPAVILGSVWTFNMFNIIYLVSGGEPGGGTDILVSEAYRWAFQRNEQYGFAAAYSVLIFVVLLGWSAFTRRLTRSSSEVMG from the coding sequence GTGAGCCGGTGGCTCGGCCTGGCGCTGCTCGCCACGGCGCTGAGCGCGCACGCGGCCCCAGAGACGACGAAGCCCCTCAAGATGTGGCACGCGTACCGCGGCGGCGAGGAGACGGCGCTCATCCAGGCCACCGCGCTGTTCACGGCGAAGACGGGCGTGCAGGTGGAGCTGCTCGCGCTGCCCTATGACGCCTACGCGGCCAAGCTGACCAACGCCATTCCGCATGGCGTGGGCCCGGACGTCTTCATCTTCAACCACGAGCGGCTGCGCAACTTCCACGCGCAGCGCCTGGTGGCCCCCGCCAGCGGGCTGGCGCGCGAGGACTACTTCCCCAACGCGGTGGAGGCGCTGGAGGTGGATGGCCAGGTGTACGGCTATCCCATGTCGCTCAAGTCGCTGGCGCTCTACGTCAACACCCAGCGCGTGCCCAAGCCGCCGGAGACGACGGACGCGCTGCTGGCGATGCTGCCCGCGCTGTCGGACGCGGACGCGGGCCGCTTCGGGCTGGCCTACGAGAGCGGTGACTTCTACTTCCACGCCGGGTTCCTCTTCGGCTTCGGTGGCGAGCTGTTCGACGCGAACGGCCGCGCCCGCTTCGACACCGAGGGCATGGCCCGCTCCCTGGCCTTCGTGAAGGACCTGCAGGACCGGCGCCTCATTCCCCAGGAGGCCTCGGGCGCGCTGGTGAAGAGCCTCTTCAACGACGGCCGCGCCGCCATGGTCATCAGCGGGCCCTGGTTCGCCGGGGAGATTGCGCCGGACGTGGCGTACCGCGTGGTGGGGCTGCCGGTGGTGAGCGCCACGAACCTCCCCATCCGCCCCTTCCTGGGCGTGGAGACGGCCTACGTGTCGTCGCGCTCCGAACGGGCGGAGCAGGCGCAGGCGCTGGCGCGCTTCATCTCCCTGGGCGAGGCCTCACGCGTGCGGGCCACGGTGGGCCGGCAGATTCCGGCGGACGTGGCCGCGTACACGCTGAAGGAGGTGCGGGAGGATACGCTCATCTCCTCCTTCCGCGAGGCGGCCCGCCACGCCACGCCCATGCCCAACACGCTGGAGATGGCGCGCGTCTGGGAGCCCATGAAGCTGGCGCTGCGCGCGGTGCTCCAGGGTGGCACCGAGCCCCAGGACGCGGGCGCGCTGGCGGACCGGCGCTACCGCGCGCTGCACCGCGAGCGCCCGCCCGACGCCAGCCCCCTGCCCTGGCTGGGACTGGTGGGCGCCATGGCGCTGGGCGGCTCCGTCTGGGTGCTGCGGCGCCCGGCCGCGGCGCTGCCCTTCAAGCGCCGCTACCCGGACGTGGCGCAGGCGGCGGCGTACATCGCGCCCGCGGCGACCGGCGTGGCGGTGCTGGTGTTCGTCCCCTTCGCGGTGGGCCTCAGCCTGTCGCTGTTCCACCACGAGGCGGGGGAATACGCCTTCGTGGGGCTGGCCAACTTCGTGGACATCCTGGCCAGCCGCGGCTACAGCATCACCGAGCCCCTGTCCTTCTACTTCACGCTGGCCGTGACGCTGCTGTGGGCGCTGGTCAACGTGGTGCTCCACGTGAGCATCGGCCTGTTCCTGGCGCTGCTGCTGAAGGACCCGCTGCTGAAGCTGCGGGGGGTCTACCGGGTGCTGCTCATCATCCCCTGGGCCGTGCCCAACTACATCACCGCGCTCATGTGGAAGGGCATGTTCCACCGCCAGTTCGGCGCCATCAACGGCCTGCTCGTCGCGCTGGACCTGGAGCCGGTGAGCTGGTTCACCCGCTTCTCCACGGCCTTCGCGGCCAACGTGGCCACCAACACCTGGCTGGGCTTCCCCTTCATGATGGTGGTGGCGCTGGGCGCGCTCCAGTCCATCCCCCAGGAGCTCTATGAGGCCGCGGAGGTGGACGGCGCGAGCAAATGGACGCAGTTCCGCCGCATCACCCTGCCGCTGCTGAAGCCCGCCATGCTGCCGGCCGTCATCCTGGGCAGCGTGTGGACCTTCAACATGTTCAACATCATCTACCTGGTGTCCGGCGGTGAGCCGGGCGGCGGCACCGACATCCTGGTGTCCGAGGCCTACCGCTGGGCCTTCCAGCGCAACGAGCAGTACGGCTTCGCGGCGGCGTACTCGGTCCTCATCTTCGTGGTGCTGCTCGGCTGGTCCGCCTTCACCCGGCGCCTGACGCGGTCGTCCTCGGAGGTGATGGGATGA
- a CDS encoding sugar ABC transporter permease — translation MNRPSRLKLAAIHAGLTLLCMATLYPVLWVVKMALSPTDGLALTANPFPDTVTLEHFRQVLSTTDAAGRWVFGRQLLASIVVSGATTLVGLTLAVSAAYALSRFRFPGKEGGMQALLVTQMFPATLMMVPIYSILQKLHLLDSLTGLVLVYATTALPFCIWNLKGYFDTLPRELEEAAVMDGASTFQVFVRVVLPLARPALAVTALFSFMTAWNEFILAATLLNDPARFTLPVALQRFVGEHKVEWGKFAAGALIVSAPVMALFFALQKHLVGGLTAGGVKG, via the coding sequence ATGAACCGCCCCTCTCGCTTGAAGCTGGCCGCCATCCACGCCGGGCTGACGCTCCTGTGCATGGCCACGCTCTACCCGGTGCTCTGGGTGGTGAAGATGGCGCTGTCCCCCACGGACGGCCTGGCGCTCACCGCCAACCCCTTCCCCGACACCGTCACGCTGGAGCACTTCCGGCAGGTGCTCTCCACCACGGACGCGGCCGGGCGGTGGGTGTTCGGCCGGCAGCTCCTGGCGAGCATCGTCGTGTCCGGCGCCACCACGCTGGTGGGGCTGACGCTGGCGGTGTCCGCGGCCTACGCGCTGTCGCGCTTCCGCTTCCCCGGCAAGGAAGGCGGGATGCAGGCGCTGCTGGTGACGCAGATGTTCCCGGCGACGCTGATGATGGTCCCCATCTACAGCATCCTCCAGAAGCTGCACCTGCTGGACAGCCTCACGGGGCTCGTCCTCGTCTACGCCACCACCGCCCTGCCCTTCTGCATCTGGAACCTCAAGGGCTACTTCGACACGCTGCCGCGCGAGTTGGAGGAGGCGGCGGTGATGGACGGGGCCTCCACCTTCCAGGTGTTCGTACGGGTGGTGCTCCCGCTGGCGCGGCCCGCGCTGGCGGTGACGGCGCTCTTCTCCTTCATGACGGCGTGGAACGAGTTCATCCTCGCCGCCACGCTGCTCAACGACCCAGCCCGCTTCACCCTGCCCGTCGCGCTCCAGCGCTTCGTCGGCGAGCACAAGGTGGAGTGGGGCAAGTTCGCCGCGGGGGCGCTCATCGTCTCCGCGCCGGTCATGGCTTTGTTCTTCGCTCTCCAGAAACACCTCGTCGGCGGGTTGACCGCTGGCGGCGTCAAGGGGTGA
- a CDS encoding IPT/TIG domain-containing protein — protein sequence MSSRCLHALFLVLPLLVIACDGDSGGGPAPSDNAPVVREVQPSGGPVAGNTLINVYGSGFKEGAKLFFGEQEALRVVVVNSNRIYGYTPTASSGAVDVRVVNPDNAYGTLVGGFTYEGAPSANIDQAEVLNGNVDAVSSGQPVGATVRGAVTVSGITRGTGQGGGIRAQVGFAPADAELLNPESYTWEEATYEGDSDSREADIYQGTVLLQPAIGGESREWVITMRFSIDNGATWVMADGDGSANGVSADMLRRVFISRPRVDYCKLGPDGNNGPVNVFYRPGDTTLVKVAGQVYAAGVTQGGGAGSGLVAQLGYGPADSDPSNSNAWTWVGATYKTDHGNNDEWEADLPNPGTEGTWRIAFRFSISENAWRYCDSDGVNDSNEGNLTFSLERLGTLTVGDEAPKPPIAWCKIGLDRTPPEVINYTTTQTTGLKTVYAQVHLPGVTDREGAGPGLSGQLGWGPAGEDPRTSPLWSWSTKLTFDQDNFEHNDQWKGTLSNPAINGEYRYAVRFNHDGGPIRVCDGNGVDDGGQDFELDQLGTLNVTGQPVIPRVIGYCKLGPDGNNTPETVTYTTATTPSRRVEAQVFVQGVTNEAGQGENIVGQLGWGPAGEDPTTSSQWNWSTSGEYASDIGANDVYEATLPNPGVVGSYRFAYRFQVNDGEFMYCDADGNSPNPEQSFNVDLAGTLTVTEAQALNAIDYCKLGPDGNNTPQSLAYTAGEAASHVIVAYVSVTGLTDTTEGEVAAIVGQLGWGPAGEDPATSAEWNWDTTAGFEEDFYANDRYEATLPNPGVVGSYRFAYRFQVNGGEFMYCDANGNSTNPEDSFNVDLAGSLAVSEDPDPEPTDSYCRLQSVSGTTVGSGDTVTVVGRVHIPGVTAGNGPGAGVQVQVGVGAVDANASTQAAAFTWKAAEYTGEADGEADTDEFSTTVTPAYTGDRAVSLRYSTDGASWTYCDKDGSNVGGYTLGQQHALTVGNHSEIGYCNLQWPFEMPEGAEGGARTVYGQLWAADVTPGGGQGAGVVAELGYGPASSDPGVSGWTWVAATYLSDEGENDQYAVDLPAGVPAGTSYAYRYSLNGGPFCYGDRNDRQGSSNGFSGWDIGTVTP from the coding sequence ATGTCGTCTCGCTGTCTCCATGCTCTCTTCCTCGTCCTGCCTCTGTTGGTCATCGCCTGTGACGGCGACTCCGGCGGAGGTCCTGCTCCCAGCGACAACGCGCCCGTGGTTCGCGAGGTCCAGCCCTCGGGTGGCCCCGTCGCGGGCAACACCCTCATCAACGTCTACGGCTCCGGCTTCAAGGAGGGCGCGAAGCTCTTCTTCGGTGAGCAGGAGGCGCTGCGAGTGGTGGTGGTCAACTCCAACCGCATCTACGGCTACACCCCCACGGCGAGCTCCGGCGCGGTGGACGTGCGCGTGGTGAACCCCGACAACGCCTACGGCACCCTGGTGGGCGGCTTCACCTACGAAGGCGCGCCGTCGGCGAACATCGACCAGGCCGAGGTGCTCAACGGCAACGTGGACGCGGTCAGCAGCGGCCAGCCGGTGGGAGCCACCGTGCGCGGCGCCGTCACTGTGTCCGGCATCACCCGTGGCACGGGCCAGGGCGGCGGCATCCGCGCGCAGGTGGGCTTCGCCCCAGCGGACGCGGAGCTGCTCAACCCGGAGAGCTACACCTGGGAAGAGGCCACCTATGAGGGTGACTCGGACAGCCGCGAGGCGGACATCTACCAGGGCACCGTGCTGCTCCAGCCGGCCATTGGCGGTGAGAGCCGCGAGTGGGTCATCACCATGCGCTTCTCCATCGACAACGGCGCCACCTGGGTGATGGCGGACGGCGACGGCAGCGCCAACGGCGTGTCGGCGGACATGCTGCGCCGGGTGTTCATCTCCCGGCCGCGGGTGGACTACTGCAAGCTGGGCCCGGACGGGAACAACGGGCCGGTCAACGTCTTCTACCGCCCCGGCGACACCACGCTCGTGAAGGTGGCCGGCCAGGTCTACGCCGCTGGCGTCACCCAGGGCGGTGGCGCGGGCTCGGGACTGGTCGCGCAGTTGGGGTACGGCCCCGCGGACTCCGACCCGAGCAACTCCAACGCGTGGACGTGGGTGGGCGCCACGTACAAGACGGACCACGGCAACAACGACGAATGGGAAGCGGACCTGCCCAACCCGGGCACCGAGGGCACCTGGCGCATCGCCTTCCGCTTCAGCATCAGCGAGAACGCGTGGCGCTACTGCGACAGTGACGGCGTCAACGACAGCAACGAGGGGAACCTGACCTTCAGCCTGGAGCGGCTGGGCACCCTCACCGTGGGCGACGAGGCCCCGAAGCCGCCGATTGCGTGGTGCAAGATTGGCCTCGACCGGACGCCGCCGGAGGTCATCAACTACACGACCACGCAGACGACGGGCCTGAAGACGGTGTACGCGCAGGTCCACCTGCCGGGCGTTACGGACCGCGAAGGCGCGGGACCGGGCCTGTCGGGCCAGCTCGGCTGGGGCCCCGCGGGTGAGGATCCGCGCACCTCGCCGCTGTGGAGCTGGTCGACGAAGCTCACGTTCGACCAGGACAACTTCGAACACAACGACCAGTGGAAGGGCACGCTGTCCAACCCGGCCATCAACGGCGAGTACCGCTACGCGGTGCGCTTCAACCACGACGGTGGCCCCATCCGCGTGTGCGACGGCAACGGCGTGGATGACGGTGGCCAGGACTTCGAGCTGGACCAGCTCGGCACGCTCAACGTGACGGGCCAGCCCGTCATCCCGCGCGTCATCGGCTACTGCAAGCTGGGGCCGGATGGGAACAACACCCCGGAGACGGTGACGTATACGACGGCCACCACGCCCAGCCGCCGGGTGGAGGCGCAGGTGTTCGTGCAGGGTGTGACGAACGAGGCGGGCCAGGGTGAGAACATCGTGGGGCAGCTCGGCTGGGGGCCCGCCGGTGAGGACCCCACCACGTCCTCACAGTGGAACTGGTCCACCAGCGGCGAATACGCGTCGGATATCGGCGCCAATGACGTGTACGAGGCCACGCTGCCCAACCCGGGCGTGGTGGGCAGCTACCGGTTCGCCTACCGCTTCCAGGTGAACGACGGCGAGTTCATGTACTGCGACGCGGACGGCAACAGCCCCAATCCGGAGCAGAGCTTCAACGTGGACCTGGCGGGAACGCTGACGGTGACGGAGGCACAGGCCCTCAATGCGATCGACTACTGCAAGCTGGGGCCGGACGGGAACAACACGCCCCAGTCGCTGGCGTACACCGCCGGTGAGGCGGCCAGCCATGTCATCGTCGCGTACGTGAGCGTGACGGGCCTCACCGACACCACCGAGGGCGAGGTCGCGGCCATCGTGGGCCAGCTCGGCTGGGGGCCCGCGGGCGAGGACCCGGCCACGTCCGCCGAATGGAACTGGGACACGACGGCTGGGTTCGAGGAGGACTTCTACGCCAACGACCGGTACGAGGCCACGCTGCCCAACCCGGGCGTGGTGGGCAGCTACCGGTTCGCCTACCGCTTCCAGGTGAACGGCGGCGAGTTCATGTACTGCGACGCGAACGGCAACAGCACCAACCCGGAGGACAGCTTCAACGTGGACCTGGCGGGCAGCCTGGCGGTGAGCGAGGACCCGGACCCCGAGCCGACGGACAGCTACTGCCGGCTGCAGAGCGTGAGCGGCACGACGGTGGGCAGCGGTGACACCGTCACCGTGGTGGGCCGGGTGCATATCCCGGGCGTCACCGCGGGCAATGGCCCGGGCGCTGGCGTCCAGGTGCAGGTCGGCGTGGGCGCGGTGGACGCCAATGCCTCCACCCAGGCGGCCGCGTTCACCTGGAAGGCCGCGGAGTACACCGGCGAGGCCGACGGTGAGGCGGACACGGACGAGTTCTCCACCACCGTGACGCCCGCCTACACCGGCGACCGCGCCGTCAGCCTGCGTTACTCCACGGACGGCGCCTCGTGGACGTACTGCGACAAGGACGGCAGCAACGTGGGTGGGTACACGCTGGGCCAGCAGCACGCCCTCACGGTGGGCAACCATTCGGAGATTGGCTACTGCAACCTCCAGTGGCCGTTCGAGATGCCCGAGGGCGCCGAGGGCGGCGCGCGGACCGTCTATGGGCAGCTGTGGGCGGCGGACGTCACGCCGGGCGGCGGACAGGGTGCTGGCGTCGTCGCGGAGCTCGGCTACGGCCCCGCGAGCAGCGACCCCGGCGTCTCGGGCTGGACCTGGGTAGCGGCGACGTACCTCAGCGATGAGGGGGAGAACGATCAGTACGCCGTGGACCTGCCTGCGGGCGTACCGGCAGGGACGTCCTACGCGTACCGCTACTCGCTCAACGGCGGGCCGTTCTGCTACGGCGACCGGAATGACCGGCAGGGCAGCAGCAACGGGTTCAGCGGCTGGGACATCGGCACCGTCACCCCGTAG
- a CDS encoding glutathione-independent formaldehyde dehydrogenase, whose product MKALVYEGPRKVSVKEVPDAKIERPTDAVVRIRSTNICGSDLHMYEGRTDMEPGRVLGHENLGEVVEVGSAVDKLKVGDWVAIPFNVSCGHCENCEHGLTAFCLNANPSGTAGAAYGFADMGPYNGGQAEYLRVPWADFNCLRLPEDAEEKQLDYVMLADIFPTGYHVTELAGLLPGESVVIFGGGPVGQMAALSATIKSASKVMVVDWHPDRLALCEKIGAIPIDYSKVDPVERVKELTNGKGADRGCECVGYQAHDPQGREHPNLTMNNLVKAVKFTGGIGVVGVFIPNDPGGPDTLAKQGEIVFDWGMLWFKGQRVATGQCNVKAYNRQLRELIHLDKVKPSWIVSHTLPLDKAPDGYLNFDKRDSGWTKVVLQPAA is encoded by the coding sequence ATGAAGGCACTCGTCTACGAGGGACCGCGCAAGGTCAGTGTGAAAGAGGTGCCGGACGCGAAGATTGAGCGGCCCACCGATGCGGTGGTGCGCATTCGCAGTACCAACATCTGCGGCTCCGACCTGCACATGTACGAAGGCCGCACCGACATGGAGCCGGGCCGGGTGCTCGGGCACGAGAACCTCGGAGAGGTGGTCGAGGTCGGCTCGGCGGTGGACAAGCTGAAGGTGGGCGACTGGGTGGCCATTCCGTTCAACGTCAGTTGTGGCCACTGCGAGAACTGCGAGCACGGCCTGACCGCCTTCTGCCTCAACGCGAACCCGTCGGGGACGGCCGGCGCCGCATATGGCTTCGCCGACATGGGGCCCTACAACGGCGGGCAGGCCGAGTACCTGCGCGTGCCCTGGGCCGACTTCAACTGCCTGCGGCTGCCGGAGGACGCCGAGGAGAAGCAGCTCGACTACGTGATGCTCGCCGACATCTTCCCCACCGGCTACCACGTCACCGAGCTCGCCGGGCTCCTGCCGGGCGAATCCGTCGTCATCTTCGGTGGAGGGCCCGTGGGACAGATGGCCGCGCTCTCCGCCACCATCAAGAGCGCGAGCAAGGTGATGGTCGTCGACTGGCATCCGGACCGGCTCGCTCTCTGCGAGAAGATTGGCGCCATCCCCATCGACTACTCGAAGGTGGACCCCGTCGAGCGGGTGAAGGAACTCACCAACGGCAAGGGTGCCGACCGCGGCTGCGAGTGCGTGGGCTACCAGGCGCACGACCCACAGGGGAGGGAGCACCCCAACCTGACGATGAACAATCTGGTGAAGGCGGTGAAGTTCACCGGCGGCATCGGCGTGGTGGGCGTCTTCATCCCCAATGACCCCGGCGGCCCGGACACCCTGGCCAAGCAGGGGGAAATCGTCTTCGACTGGGGCATGCTCTGGTTCAAGGGGCAGCGCGTGGCGACCGGCCAGTGCAACGTGAAGGCCTACAACCGCCAACTGCGCGAGCTCATCCACCTGGACAAGGTGAAGCCCTCGTGGATCGTCTCGCACACGCTCCCGCTTGACAAGGCGCCGGACGGCTACCTGAACTTCGACAAACGCGACAGCGGCTGGACCAAGGTCGTCCTGCAGCCGGCCGCCTGA
- a CDS encoding aminotransferase class III-fold pyridoxal phosphate-dependent enzyme gives MSSEELQATGGTEVVEIALQLAMASTGRSKFVSIEDGHHGNSLGTMSVGASEYREGLPNLLRGCLKVKRPLDANAVDRVERRLRKRDVAAFITEPIIGNLGALVPDALFMRGLQRLCRRYGTLLILDEVATGFGRTGRLFASELFGLAPDIMTLAKAITGGHAGMGATVATERVARAAEGKVNVYSTYGWHPLSVEAALANLAYLRAHQTHLLKDVAERSEDFRCRLLQMDFGSPVDIRVTGLAIGLEFEDGAYAGALAGRCRKAGLILGIDDDTLTLFPALTISRRTVHEGLDILERCL, from the coding sequence GTGTCCTCAGAGGAGCTACAGGCCACCGGTGGCACCGAGGTGGTGGAGATTGCCCTCCAGCTGGCCATGGCCTCCACCGGCCGCTCGAAGTTCGTGTCCATCGAGGACGGCCACCACGGCAACTCCCTGGGCACGATGAGCGTGGGCGCCTCCGAGTACCGGGAGGGCCTGCCCAACCTGCTGCGCGGCTGCCTCAAGGTGAAGCGCCCCCTGGACGCGAACGCGGTGGACCGGGTGGAGCGGCGCCTGCGCAAGCGGGACGTCGCCGCCTTCATCACGGAGCCCATCATCGGCAACCTGGGGGCGCTCGTCCCCGATGCGCTGTTCATGCGGGGCCTCCAGCGTCTGTGCCGTCGCTACGGGACGCTGCTCATCCTCGATGAGGTGGCCACGGGCTTCGGACGCACGGGCCGCCTCTTCGCCTCCGAGCTCTTCGGCCTCGCGCCGGACATCATGACGCTGGCCAAGGCCATCACCGGCGGGCATGCGGGCATGGGCGCCACCGTCGCCACCGAGCGAGTCGCCAGGGCGGCCGAGGGAAAGGTCAACGTCTATTCCACGTACGGCTGGCATCCGCTCAGCGTGGAGGCGGCGCTCGCCAACCTCGCGTACCTGCGCGCGCACCAGACGCACCTGCTGAAGGACGTGGCGGAGCGCAGCGAGGACTTCCGCTGCCGGCTCCTCCAGATGGACTTCGGCTCCCCCGTGGACATCCGCGTCACCGGCCTCGCCATCGGTCTGGAGTTCGAGGATGGGGCCTACGCGGGTGCGCTGGCCGGCCGCTGCCGGAAGGCGGGGCTCATCCTCGGTATCGACGACGACACCCTCACCCTTTTCCCCGCGCTTACCATCTCCAGGCGGACCGTGCACGAGGGCCTGGACATCCTCGAGCGCTGTCTCTGA
- a CDS encoding DsbA family protein: MSRLRRGVDATDWAKGPADAPVTLLEYGDFECPFCGRAAWELKRLESAVGDRVRFVFRHFPLTQLHPHALLAAEAAEAAGAQGKFWEMHEMLFQNQHNLEAPALLTFAADLGLDMGRFTRDLQEHRSLPKVQRDFIEGVRSGVNGTPTFFINGERHNGAYTAEALLAAIEQRVGPDIEPMTGLPWEGDRVPRMGRPQSRM; the protein is encoded by the coding sequence ATGAGCAGACTTCGCAGAGGCGTGGACGCCACTGACTGGGCGAAGGGGCCGGCCGATGCCCCCGTCACCCTCCTGGAGTACGGCGACTTCGAGTGTCCCTTCTGTGGGCGCGCCGCCTGGGAGCTGAAGCGGCTCGAGAGCGCTGTCGGAGACCGGGTCCGCTTCGTCTTCCGCCACTTCCCCCTCACCCAGCTCCACCCGCACGCGCTGCTGGCCGCGGAGGCCGCGGAGGCCGCCGGCGCGCAGGGGAAGTTCTGGGAGATGCACGAAATGCTCTTCCAGAACCAGCACAACCTGGAGGCTCCCGCACTGCTGACGTTCGCGGCCGACCTGGGGCTCGACATGGGCCGCTTCACTCGCGACCTCCAGGAGCACCGCTCCCTGCCGAAGGTCCAGCGCGACTTCATCGAGGGTGTGCGCAGTGGCGTGAACGGTACCCCGACCTTCTTCATCAACGGGGAGCGCCACAACGGCGCCTACACGGCCGAGGCGCTCCTCGCCGCCATCGAGCAGCGGGTGGGGCCCGACATCGAGCCGATGACGGGGCTTCCCTGGGAAGGCGACCGCGTGCCGCGCATGGGCCGGCCCCAGTCGCGCATGTAG
- a CDS encoding redoxin domain-containing protein yields MATLAPPPPASGVLAHGLPAGTRAPELDLPATPDGRRFKLADQKGSPAVLVFYPGDFTPVCTNELGLFNELMPVFGQFGAKVFGISCDSLWSHIAFAKELHIQIPLLSDFHPKGEAARRYNVYREDVGICERALYVIDGKGVISWSYVSPIELNPGAGGVIDALERLTGKPMEFLTVQPQQQPPRTEART; encoded by the coding sequence ATGGCCACACTTGCTCCTCCTCCTCCAGCTTCGGGCGTCCTCGCGCACGGTCTGCCAGCCGGTACGCGCGCACCCGAACTGGACCTTCCAGCTACCCCTGACGGGCGACGGTTCAAGCTCGCGGACCAGAAGGGCTCCCCCGCCGTCCTCGTCTTCTACCCTGGGGACTTCACCCCCGTCTGCACCAACGAACTGGGGCTCTTCAACGAGCTGATGCCCGTGTTCGGCCAGTTCGGCGCGAAGGTGTTCGGCATCTCGTGCGACTCCCTCTGGAGCCACATCGCCTTCGCCAAGGAACTCCACATCCAGATTCCGCTCCTCTCCGACTTCCATCCGAAGGGAGAGGCCGCTCGCCGCTACAACGTCTACCGGGAGGACGTCGGCATCTGCGAGCGGGCGCTCTACGTCATCGACGGCAAGGGCGTCATCTCCTGGAGCTACGTCTCACCCATCGAGCTCAACCCCGGCGCGGGCGGCGTCATCGACGCGCTCGAGCGGCTGACCGGCAAGCCGATGGAGTTCCTCACCGTCCAGCCACAGCAGCAGCCACCTCGGACGGAGGCCCGGACATGA
- a CDS encoding aminoglycoside adenylyltransferase family protein, with translation MNASLPADIAQQVSSACSVIGQRLARSLQAIHLFGSAVDGGLRPQSDIDLLVTVSAPLPDAIRGALMRDLLTVSAWPVTRESLRPLEVTVVVRDAVVPWRYPPMRELQFGEWLRAELEAGHVHPAVVDHDVAILLTKARQHSVCLHGAPAIELFDPVPRVDLARALYDTVLQWNEPADWRGDERNVVLALARIGFSLSTGAIAPKDVAAQRAMERLPDEHRAVMRDARAAYLGAAQDDLASRGPEVTAFVRYARATLEEMYRALQADLSSPRGTQRNT, from the coding sequence ATGAACGCATCCTTGCCCGCCGATATCGCCCAGCAGGTTTCGAGTGCCTGCTCGGTGATTGGGCAAAGACTCGCCCGTTCGCTGCAGGCCATCCACCTGTTCGGTTCGGCGGTGGATGGCGGGCTGCGACCCCAGAGCGACATCGACCTCCTGGTTACCGTCAGCGCCCCACTGCCGGACGCGATTCGAGGCGCGTTGATGCGGGACCTGCTCACCGTCTCCGCGTGGCCGGTGACACGTGAGTCGCTCCGCCCGCTCGAGGTGACCGTGGTCGTCCGGGACGCGGTCGTCCCGTGGCGATACCCCCCGATGCGCGAGTTGCAGTTCGGCGAATGGCTCCGCGCGGAGCTGGAAGCTGGCCACGTTCATCCCGCCGTCGTGGACCACGACGTGGCAATCCTGCTCACGAAGGCAAGGCAACACAGCGTCTGCTTGCACGGCGCGCCCGCCATCGAGCTTTTCGACCCCGTACCCCGGGTCGATCTGGCGCGAGCGCTCTACGACACCGTGCTCCAATGGAACGAGCCCGCCGACTGGCGTGGGGACGAAAGGAACGTGGTGCTCGCGCTGGCGCGCATTGGGTTCAGCCTGTCGACGGGCGCCATCGCGCCCAAGGACGTCGCGGCACAGAGGGCCATGGAACGCCTGCCAGATGAACACCGGGCAGTGATGCGCGACGCGCGGGCGGCGTACCTGGGAGCGGCACAGGACGACCTGGCAAGCCGGGGCCCAGAAGTCACTGCATTCGTTCGTTACGCCAGGGCGACCCTCGAGGAAATGTATCGGGCGTTGCAGGCCGACCTTTCGTCACCGCGCGGAACCCAACGCAACACGTGA